AATTCCGCCGTCAATTTCCAAGTCAATGTCTTTTCCTGTAGAATCAATCATCTGTTTGACTTGCTTTAGTTTTTCTAAAGAGCTTTGAATAAATTTTTGTCCGCCAAATCCTGGATGAACACTCATAACTAGCACCATATCGCAATAAGGAATAACATTTTTTATAGCGTTTACATCTGTTTCTGGGTTTAACACTATTCCTGCTCTTACATTGCATTGTTTTATTAGTTTTATAGCATCTATGGCATTTTTTACAGCTTCTATATGTACCGTAATAATATCTGCTCCAGCTTGGGCAAATCTTTCTACATATTTTTCAGGTTCTACTATCATAAGATGAGCATCTAGCTTCAATTGTGTAGTTTTTCTTATGTCCTCTATCATCTTAATTCCAAAAGT
The nucleotide sequence above comes from Clostridia bacterium. Encoded proteins:
- the rpe gene encoding ribulose-phosphate 3-epimerase, which encodes MNQRIDTYNKIKVAPSLLSADFANMARDIKELENAGADLLHCDVMDGVFVPNITFGIKMIEDIRKTTQLKLDAHLMIVEPEKYVERFAQAGADIITVHIEAVKNAIDAIKLIKQCNVRAGIVLNPETDVNAIKNVIPYCDMVLVMSVHPGFGGQKFIQSSLEKLKQVKQMIDSTGKDIDLEIDGGINFDNIDQVLGTGANIIVAGNTVFSAKDKKYAINRLRGIKAI